The DNA segment CTAGCCCCCTTGAGCTCTTGGGGTATGCTCGTCGAAATGACTACCGGCGTCCCGCACGAGAGGGCTTCGAGAGGTACTCGGCCGACTGTCGGCACCCTCTGGGGCATTAGTAGGACATGGGACCGTGAGTAAATACGAGCTAGCTTCTTAGGGTCGCTTACGTAGCCTAGTGAGATTACTTGGCTATCTCTTACGTCCCCACCTACGTAAGTGAACTTGATTTCCCCGTACCTTCTCCTATAGTATCTTGCTATCTTGATGTAGTCGCCGAACCCCTTATACATCGACCGCCTGCCGCAGTAGAGCACGGTGAACTCGTCGTCCTTGCTACACGTGGGCTTAAACGTGTCTACGTCGATCCCCTGTGGGACTATGTATACCTTTCCAGGAAGAATGTGCTTGTCTAGGCCAGATAGCTTTAGTAAATCTGATGAGTATAAGTGCACCGCATCGTACCTCTTTAACTCCCTCGTGCAGAAGAGCCTCCAGACGATGTAGGCACTAGAGGCTGGGAGCTGAAGTAGATAAGACGGGGTAGCACCTCTCGACCATATTAAGGAGTGTATCCCAGCTACCTTAGGGGCGTCGTTGGTATGGAGCTTTAGGAGGGA comes from the Candidatus Nezhaarchaeota archaeon genome and includes:
- a CDS encoding glycosyltransferase — its product is FVISLAKKLLERGHYVEVYALPLPLGGPKPLDLRLIRELPYREAWRVRVKGFDVAYYVYTLSLLKLHTNDAPKVAGIHSLIWSRGATPSYLLQLPASSAYIVWRLFCTRELKRYDAVHLYSSDLLKLSGLDKHILPGKVYIVPQGIDVDTFKPTCSKDDEFTVLYCGRRSMYKGFGDYIKIARYYRRRYGEIKFTYVGGDVRDSQVISLGYVSDPKKLARIYSRSHVLLMPQRVPTVGRVPLEALSCGTPVVISTSIPQELKGARAIIEAYSIEAFARTVNLLKELWDSDRKKYLELAKQARYFIKNNLSTEATFSKLENMLREVSRRSAWLS